In Vigna angularis cultivar LongXiaoDou No.4 chromosome 8, ASM1680809v1, whole genome shotgun sequence, the DNA window TGTGAAAGAATAatctatatttaaattcataaattagaTGAAACTATTCTCTACATAAAATCCAAGGAGTTAAAAATAACAGTGGGCAAAACACCATATAGAGACCACAAACAACATAATCACGCAATATATCTGGGGGCAAAGAGGGCACCATAAAGGTGCAAGAGTTGCAAACTGTTTCAAATTACATACACAATGCTAACACAACTGACTAAGAAAGGGCAACCTAGCAgtgatacaaataaaatatatgtgatgGATTCCAAAGCAAATTTATCACTGAGTAAAAAACAAAGGATGCTGGTAAATAACATAtacaatacataaattaaaaataaggtgGTGCCAGAAGCAAATCTTTGAAAAATTCAGGACACCTTAAACTGATGTTCAACTCTCATGAGAATATTTACCTTTTTCTAAAgcaaaaaaaatatcatcaaacaGAAAACAATGAAGGAACATAGAGGGAGCAAGCAAAGCAACCCCAAAAACACAAAGGAGAGTAAATAATCCTACAGGTTTGCCCAATCGAGAATTTTATCTCTCACGACATTTCCCCCTTTAGTCTAGGGTTTTcgaaaataaaccaaaaataaaaggaaagatagacaaatgatgagaaaagaagaaaggaagaagaagctcATACTTTATATTCTTCAAACGGTACAAAGAGGAGAAATTAGAAAGGGGACAAACCTTCCGCGCTCCACATCGATCACGTTCGATACAAACTTTGCCTTCCACTTCAACTTCGCTAGTACAAACTTTTCCGATCACGTCCAGCCTCCGGTGGCAGCAATGGagttctcctttttttttctctctcgttCTCTCTCAACCCTAACCCTACCATGAAAAAAATTGCCTCTTCCTAAATGAAATGCTCGAcctttcaaaatttgaaatcacACACACGATCCTAATGCAGCAACTGAAACGCAATGTTTCATTTAGTCTCTCACAAACCACCTCAGCAGTAGCCCACGGACTGAAATGACCAATATATCCTTAATGACATTGACAATTATTGGGTCCCACGACGTGTCAAATAAATGTAGATTCCTTTAACCGTGTCAAAGAATcatttttgttctatttaagTTAAATTACTGCAAATCTTCCTTTTGTTTGTAGAAATACACTCTCACCATCTTTCTTCCTTTAAAATTGCATCAATCTTATGCAATGTTTAAtggattaaaattattttgtaacttatCTGTAGGTTACGACTCTTTTTATTCATAACTATAAACTTGTGATACGCGTgttattacatatttataaacttatttctataatcttatttaaaatttagattaaaattGTGTATAGGTAATGATTAAATATGTCTATAGCTACACATATTAAAGTAAATGTTTTTTCAAGCATTAAAATTGACATCTCCCCATAATTTTTTTACGAATTTCTTGTATTACTTACAAGGTAATACTGACTATTTTAGCATCTCTTGATCTCTCCAAATAGTTTTACATCATTTTTTATCTAAGTTCGGTTTACCTATTGATATTTTGAAACCAACTTTTACAtgtgaatatattaaaaataatttcagtttaaatataaatcatgAATTCACTCTTGATTTTAATTGGATTGAACTTTTTAACTCACAACACATCCACAAAGTAAATTTTTGACTGCATTAACTTTTAACTaagtttagattttatttgatttgagtTCATTCATCCAAAAATGTAAAGTAgtagacaaattaaaaaataaagtaacaaTTCACACCattgtattttgtttaactaGTCTCACCATTATTCTAAACCACTCTCATGTagaatttaaattagaaattattaaaagtcCCACgtctattaaaaataagatcaatttataatataaatgcaTACAAACCTTATCTCACGTgttaattttgtaagattgaattagatttaaaatcgTCTGATTGAGTTAAGTTATAGTCTATTTCTTATCACCATTTTTACATTCGTCAACTTTAAAGCATCATATCACCATTTTTAGGCTATATATAACAACAAatacttcaaaaaaaaatttcaggAACTGAGATTTGAAGAAGCTTAAAGGCTAGAAGTAATGACAAATGTGTTGTTTTCTTTTACCTCGTTCCTCGTGCATTCAAAATTGGAGCATGAATTGAAAAGTTTTAGGGCTGAAATGTGCACTCTAATTAACAATGACACAAAGTACTCagttgatcaaattcatgctgAAATCCCAGAGTTTCTTAGCCAACTCAATATCCCTTCCTTTTGACCCTACTTTCGCCATTCTATTATCTGCAAAATACTCTCCACTAATTCCCTTAACTTCAGGGTGCAATGCTACATAACACGTTGTTGATGCTCCCTGCAAAAACATCGGACAAGATAAAGGAAAAATTAATGCCTTTTCATTATAACATGTTActgactaatttaaaatataatttagaaaaccTTTAGAGAGATGTATTATATGTAAATAGACcgtattaatttaaaagttaattatgtttttagttttttaactttaaaaattaaaatttgttcctttttgaaattttagatcAATGTAGTCTTTAGAATTGCagatttagtcattttaaccataagtttatttaatattttaaacatgtttataagttaaaaggtataaacaattcaaatagtatcacaaaacacatttaaaatgtgaaataaacttgacaaaatttagttaaaagaactaaattcatatatttttaaagttagatAACTAAATTGGATCaaagtttttaaaacatattattttcaattttcacaaaaagttaaaaaataaaaacatatttaatgtttaatttaactAACTTACCCGTTCGACATTTTTAAATGCAAAACCTATCAACTTCTTAAGTATAGCTGCAAGTCCTGCATAAAACATATGCATGCAACTTTCATTCATGGAAATACACTTGCAGAAAAAATTgctgaaataaaatgaaataaagagaAAGCTGAAAACAACGTGGATTGATGTAGCAACTAAGCTTTATTGTAGTTACCAGAGTGAACGTAGTAACGATCAATATTGGTGATAATGGCTCCTGGATGAACAGAATTAGCATTAATATCTACTCCATCTTCCTGCTCACCATATTAAACAAGTAAATTACCATGTTTCATAGaaatttagataaattaatGGATACAACAAACATGAATTATGATGCAATACCATAGATATTAACATACCTTAAGACGTCTTGCAAGTTCATTGGCATGTAAAACGTTAGCAAGCTTTGACTGAGCATATGCACAAAACTTCCTATAACTGTACACAAAGAACCAGAAATAATGAACAACATAAAACCCTTATCCTGCGTAACACTACACAAAATCACTTTATTCATCATGTGCctcaaattttatctctaaGTTATGTACACACATGAATCTGACACACTCAATGAATGGTAATCTAATGGTAATAAAAATTGTCTCTATAGAAATTGCTCTTTCTTTAAAAGTAGAGAGGTCAAAACGAATAACCTTGCTagacccgacccgacccatcACAGGTTGGTTACTTAGTAAGCTAACTTAATCCGCGTCACTCATTAGCGAGttgaaaaaattcaaacccgGTCTAACCCACCATGAGTTGGTAGGTTAAACGgattgactcacttaattataaacttctttttaaaataaaaaaattaatactttttttaaaataaaaaattaataatttttttacttcaaatctaaataaatttcactctaactccaaagacaattcaaaataaaaaaaaaatatcatacaatccaaacataataaaaaaaaacacaaaagacgaataaataagtttttaatattgataatttttgtacaCTTGTCCATCTACAATATtaattagagtcttgaatacataaatctataatatatttttctctcttgaaacatctttttttttatctaatctataatataataaagaaaatgttaattcataatattgaaattcaaaataataaataattaaattaaattaagtgagTTGGTGAGTCAATCCGGCTCATCACGGATTCAATCCGGATAaatcgggttctaagtgagacaggttgaaaactaacccacataaaataaattatatttttttcaaactcaactcAGCTAAAACCCATAGTGTTCAAACTCAACTCAGCTCAAACCCATAGTGGGCCAAGTTGACTCGCGGGTTACAATCCATTTTAACAGCACTATTTAAAAGTATTAGGAATTGAGTTTAAgacacattaaataaaaatgataaaatgaaatactatataaaagtaaaaaatcctTAACTATTgcattaaaattttagattgaaAATTGGGTTGGTTGATTTTTAGTAGATAAATCCATCTtccataaaaaagaaaaagaaaattttcgtataatttatcataatttgtATTGGGACAACTTCTTACCTTGATTCATCATTAATTTTATCGAAACGGATTCCTCCACGATAGGATAATCGATGAGCACAAGAGGTGACATTAACAATTCTTCCTTCTCGCTTACTTTCATGTGCTGTTTTCTTCATAGTATCTAACAACagatttgttaaaagaaaatgccctgcattatatatataaacaaaacaaattagaaGAGTCTAGATCGACTCTTTGTTTTGAACCTATAAAAAAGATCCCagaatattttttcaatactAATTATTagactttaaaaataaattaaaaaacttttttaatattaattgttttaggtttttaaaataatcttaaaaaaaatcattcttaaGTTTATTAAGTGTACTTTAGACTCTTTAACTGTCTCGGAAAGAGTCACATTATGTTTTAAACTATCCCTACTATATATTACGAGGTTTTAGAAGGACTACATTGTATGATAGTTTCTACATACCTATATGATTCGTAGCAAATTGCAGTTCAATATTGTCCTCAGACAGCGTGAAAGGGGTTCCAAATATTCCTGCATTGTTTCTTAAATTGCAAAAAATAAAGCGCAATATCAGtatattgttaatatatttatcagTATAAGACTGAATAGGCATTGCATAAGAGACGATGCAATTCATAGTCGGATGAAGAATGAAAAATGTAAGAGTGTGAAaagtttttgataaattataaactaacaaatataaatgtatataaagagaatttattattgtatatcTACTCAATTTTTCCACGTTCAATTATCACAACAAGCTATTTCAATCGGCAAAATGTAATTGAACTTAAAATAGACATCATTATAGCTCACATATacaaataatttcttataaataaaaacctAATCCCATGTGTAATACTCACATGTTTGGAGTTATTATCTTAAGTTGACTTTCAGAATTTCAACAAAATCAAAGTATCACAACCATAAATGGTGGCTATTGTCCAAATT includes these proteins:
- the LOC108346036 gene encoding short-chain dehydrogenase TIC 32, chloroplastic-like → MSRRKVSGFSSASTAEQVTEGIDATALTAIVTGATSGIGTETARVLAMRGVHVIMAVRNLVTAKDVKEAILKEIPTAKLDYMELDLSSMASVRKFASDFISSRLPLNILVNNAGIFGTPFTLSEDNIELQFATNHIGHFLLTNLLLDTMKKTAHESKREGRIVNVTSCAHRLSYRGGIRFDKINDESSYRKFCAYAQSKLANVLHANELARRLKEDGVDINANSVHPGAIITNIDRYYVHSGLAAILKKLIGFAFKNVERGASTTCYVALHPEVKGISGEYFADNRMAKVGSKGRDIELAKKLWDFSMNLIN